The Halanaerobium praevalens DSM 2228 genome contains a region encoding:
- a CDS encoding phosphopentomutase: protein MKKNKRIILMVMDSVGLGALEDAADYGDQGAATLQHIAAEIGGLKLPNLEKLGLGKIEEVEGLNAEIKAEGAYGKAAEKSKGKDTTTGHWEIAGLISETPFPTYPTGFPAEIMEQFHQAIGRESLANKPASGTVIIEELGAEHLKTAKPIVYTSADSVFQIAAHEDVIPVAELYDYCKKAREILQGEHAVARVIARPFVGEPGNFERTERRKDFSLTPPEPTILDQLKSANLEVNAVGKITYIFNHSGITDSVTTANNMEGVDQTLNYLDTTKKGLIFTNLVDFDQNYGHRRNVEGYAEALKQFDQRLPEIKAKMEADDLLIITADHGCDPTYQGTDHTREYVPILAYGKNVPADFNLGIRASFSDIAASIADYFDLDVKIEGQSLNLV from the coding sequence TTGAAAAAAAATAAAAGAATAATTTTAATGGTCATGGATAGTGTTGGTTTGGGTGCCTTAGAAGATGCAGCTGATTATGGTGATCAAGGAGCAGCCACTTTACAGCATATAGCAGCTGAAATTGGTGGTCTGAAACTCCCTAATTTAGAGAAGTTAGGATTAGGAAAAATTGAAGAAGTTGAAGGACTTAATGCTGAAATTAAAGCAGAAGGTGCTTATGGTAAAGCAGCTGAAAAATCTAAAGGTAAAGATACTACAACTGGTCACTGGGAAATTGCCGGCTTGATTTCTGAAACTCCATTTCCTACTTATCCAACTGGATTTCCGGCTGAAATTATGGAGCAGTTCCACCAGGCAATAGGGAGAGAATCTTTAGCTAATAAACCTGCTTCTGGCACAGTTATTATCGAAGAATTGGGAGCAGAACATTTAAAAACAGCTAAGCCTATAGTTTATACTTCAGCTGATAGTGTTTTTCAAATAGCTGCTCATGAAGATGTGATTCCAGTTGCAGAACTTTATGATTATTGTAAAAAAGCAAGAGAAATCTTACAGGGAGAACATGCAGTTGCTAGAGTAATTGCCCGTCCATTTGTAGGAGAACCTGGTAATTTTGAGAGAACAGAAAGAAGAAAGGATTTTTCTTTAACTCCACCAGAGCCAACTATTTTAGATCAGCTAAAATCTGCCAATTTAGAAGTTAATGCAGTTGGTAAGATAACTTATATTTTTAATCACAGTGGAATTACCGATTCAGTAACTACTGCTAATAATATGGAAGGGGTAGATCAAACTTTAAATTATTTAGATACAACTAAAAAAGGTTTGATTTTTACTAATTTAGTTGATTTTGATCAAAATTATGGCCATCGCAGAAATGTAGAAGGTTATGCTGAGGCTCTGAAACAATTTGATCAACGCTTACCTGAAATTAAAGCTAAGATGGAAGCAGATGACTTATTAATAATTACTGCTGACCATGGTTGTGACCCTACTTATCAAGGTACTGATCATACTAGAGAATATGTTCCTATTTTAGCTTATGGAAAAAATGTGCCAGCTGATTTTAATTTAGGGATAAGAGCTAGTTTTAGTGATATAGCTGCTTCAATTGCTGATTATTTTGACTTAGATGTTAAAATTGAAGGCCAGAGTTTAAATTTAGTTTAA